One segment of Megachile rotundata isolate GNS110a chromosome 4, iyMegRotu1, whole genome shotgun sequence DNA contains the following:
- the Hydr1 gene encoding abhydrolase domain containing Hydr1 isoform X1, translating into MLNLFEPLLDIPTVYYGALLGAGFCIYYLFEVVKTPMLVCSHGPFRSFLEQHVPLVRNKFWPTLWCFESRAQTIIASLLRSRILPLIHYRREILTLSDGGEVALDWAEEGCSVASPIVIILPGLTGASQAEYIKCLVSSAKKVGIRCVIFNNRGLGGVELKTPRTYNAANIDDLSEVIEHVKKLYPHVPLGATGISMGGLILGNYLAQRGTMARNKLKGCFLISVPWNVFAATKNTEENYFNLMMNKYLAGTLRKNIQRLHNSSETGMFDVDIDTILKSQTVREFDSHFTVKQFGYKDVEEYYSNATIHDKLHLIDVPLLCLSAADDPFQPVHAIPLKEIAETKNVAVVVTSRGGHIGFLEGVWPVKEEQYMGKLFSQFFAALFTADVDRHIL; encoded by the exons ATGCTGAATCTGTTCGAACCACTCCTCGACATTCCGACGGTCTACTACGGGGCGCTGCTGGGCGCCGGATTTTGCATCTATTATCTTTTTGAAGTTGTGAAA ACGCCGATGCTAGTGTGTTCCCATGGACCATTCCGATCGTTCCTCGAGCAACATGTGCCACTTGTAAGAAATAAATTCTGGCCTACCCTATGGTGTTTCGAATCGAGGGCACAGACCATTATAGCCAGCCTTCTCAGATCGCGAATCTTACCACTTATTCATTATCGCAG GGAGATCCTGACCTTGTCGGATGGGGGTGAAGTGGCTCTGGATTGGGCGGAAGAGGGATGTTCCGTTGCTTCACCTATCGTGATTATTTTGCCAGGGCTGACTGGTGCAAGTCAAGCAGAATACATCAAGTGCCTTGTTTCGTCCGCGAAAAAAGTTGGGATACGATGCGTGATTTTTAACAACAGAGGACTAGGAGGAGTAGAGCTGAAG ACTCCACGGACGTACAATGCTGCGAACATCGACGATTTATCAGAGGTTATCGAGCATGTGAAAAAACTTTACCCGCATGTACCCCTTGGAGCGACGGGCATCTCGATGGGAGG ATTAATATTAGGTAATTATTTAGCGCAACGAGGAACAATGGCGAGGAACAAATTAAAAGGATGCTTCCTTATCTCCGTGCCGTGGAACGTGTTCGCAGCGACAAAAAACACTGAAgagaattatttcaatttgatGATGAACAAGTATTTGGCCGGCACGCTACGCAAGAATATTCAACGTTTGCATAACTCATCAGAAACTGGAATGTTCGACGTGGATATCGATACTATTCTGAAA AGTCAAACGGTACGAGAATTTGATTCGCATTTCACGGTGAAACAATTTGGCTACAAAGACGTGGAGGAGTACTATTCAAACGCAACTATACACGACAAATTGCATTTGATTGATGTGCCATTATTGTGCCTTAGTGCTGCGGACGATCCATTCCAACCTGTTCATG CGATTCCTCTGAAAGAAATAGCGGAAACGAAGAATGTAGCGGTCGTGGTGACTTCGCGTGGTGGTCACATAGGTTTTCTAGAAGGAGTATGGCCGGTAAAGGAGGAGCAATACATGGGAAAATTATTCTCACAATTTTTTGCCGCACTCTTCACCGCTGATGTAGATCGTCACATATTATGA
- the Hydr1 gene encoding abhydrolase domain containing Hydr1 isoform X2 yields MREISIADEMMSATNSAIVSSNPKMTPMLVCSHGPFRSFLEQHVPLVRNKFWPTLWCFESRAQTIIASLLRSRILPLIHYRREILTLSDGGEVALDWAEEGCSVASPIVIILPGLTGASQAEYIKCLVSSAKKVGIRCVIFNNRGLGGVELKTPRTYNAANIDDLSEVIEHVKKLYPHVPLGATGISMGGLILGNYLAQRGTMARNKLKGCFLISVPWNVFAATKNTEENYFNLMMNKYLAGTLRKNIQRLHNSSETGMFDVDIDTILKSQTVREFDSHFTVKQFGYKDVEEYYSNATIHDKLHLIDVPLLCLSAADDPFQPVHAIPLKEIAETKNVAVVVTSRGGHIGFLEGVWPVKEEQYMGKLFSQFFAALFTADVDRHIL; encoded by the exons ATGCGGGAAATCAGCATTGCAGACGAGATGATGTCTGCGACAaatagtgcgattgtgtcatcaaATCCGAAAATG ACGCCGATGCTAGTGTGTTCCCATGGACCATTCCGATCGTTCCTCGAGCAACATGTGCCACTTGTAAGAAATAAATTCTGGCCTACCCTATGGTGTTTCGAATCGAGGGCACAGACCATTATAGCCAGCCTTCTCAGATCGCGAATCTTACCACTTATTCATTATCGCAG GGAGATCCTGACCTTGTCGGATGGGGGTGAAGTGGCTCTGGATTGGGCGGAAGAGGGATGTTCCGTTGCTTCACCTATCGTGATTATTTTGCCAGGGCTGACTGGTGCAAGTCAAGCAGAATACATCAAGTGCCTTGTTTCGTCCGCGAAAAAAGTTGGGATACGATGCGTGATTTTTAACAACAGAGGACTAGGAGGAGTAGAGCTGAAG ACTCCACGGACGTACAATGCTGCGAACATCGACGATTTATCAGAGGTTATCGAGCATGTGAAAAAACTTTACCCGCATGTACCCCTTGGAGCGACGGGCATCTCGATGGGAGG ATTAATATTAGGTAATTATTTAGCGCAACGAGGAACAATGGCGAGGAACAAATTAAAAGGATGCTTCCTTATCTCCGTGCCGTGGAACGTGTTCGCAGCGACAAAAAACACTGAAgagaattatttcaatttgatGATGAACAAGTATTTGGCCGGCACGCTACGCAAGAATATTCAACGTTTGCATAACTCATCAGAAACTGGAATGTTCGACGTGGATATCGATACTATTCTGAAA AGTCAAACGGTACGAGAATTTGATTCGCATTTCACGGTGAAACAATTTGGCTACAAAGACGTGGAGGAGTACTATTCAAACGCAACTATACACGACAAATTGCATTTGATTGATGTGCCATTATTGTGCCTTAGTGCTGCGGACGATCCATTCCAACCTGTTCATG CGATTCCTCTGAAAGAAATAGCGGAAACGAAGAATGTAGCGGTCGTGGTGACTTCGCGTGGTGGTCACATAGGTTTTCTAGAAGGAGTATGGCCGGTAAAGGAGGAGCAATACATGGGAAAATTATTCTCACAATTTTTTGCCGCACTCTTCACCGCTGATGTAGATCGTCACATATTATGA
- the Hydr1 gene encoding abhydrolase domain containing Hydr1 isoform X3 produces MKLYLNKNYETPMLVCSHGPFRSFLEQHVPLVRNKFWPTLWCFESRAQTIIASLLRSRILPLIHYRREILTLSDGGEVALDWAEEGCSVASPIVIILPGLTGASQAEYIKCLVSSAKKVGIRCVIFNNRGLGGVELKTPRTYNAANIDDLSEVIEHVKKLYPHVPLGATGISMGGLILGNYLAQRGTMARNKLKGCFLISVPWNVFAATKNTEENYFNLMMNKYLAGTLRKNIQRLHNSSETGMFDVDIDTILKSQTVREFDSHFTVKQFGYKDVEEYYSNATIHDKLHLIDVPLLCLSAADDPFQPVHAIPLKEIAETKNVAVVVTSRGGHIGFLEGVWPVKEEQYMGKLFSQFFAALFTADVDRHIL; encoded by the exons ATGAAACTTTATTTGAATAAGAATTACGAG ACGCCGATGCTAGTGTGTTCCCATGGACCATTCCGATCGTTCCTCGAGCAACATGTGCCACTTGTAAGAAATAAATTCTGGCCTACCCTATGGTGTTTCGAATCGAGGGCACAGACCATTATAGCCAGCCTTCTCAGATCGCGAATCTTACCACTTATTCATTATCGCAG GGAGATCCTGACCTTGTCGGATGGGGGTGAAGTGGCTCTGGATTGGGCGGAAGAGGGATGTTCCGTTGCTTCACCTATCGTGATTATTTTGCCAGGGCTGACTGGTGCAAGTCAAGCAGAATACATCAAGTGCCTTGTTTCGTCCGCGAAAAAAGTTGGGATACGATGCGTGATTTTTAACAACAGAGGACTAGGAGGAGTAGAGCTGAAG ACTCCACGGACGTACAATGCTGCGAACATCGACGATTTATCAGAGGTTATCGAGCATGTGAAAAAACTTTACCCGCATGTACCCCTTGGAGCGACGGGCATCTCGATGGGAGG ATTAATATTAGGTAATTATTTAGCGCAACGAGGAACAATGGCGAGGAACAAATTAAAAGGATGCTTCCTTATCTCCGTGCCGTGGAACGTGTTCGCAGCGACAAAAAACACTGAAgagaattatttcaatttgatGATGAACAAGTATTTGGCCGGCACGCTACGCAAGAATATTCAACGTTTGCATAACTCATCAGAAACTGGAATGTTCGACGTGGATATCGATACTATTCTGAAA AGTCAAACGGTACGAGAATTTGATTCGCATTTCACGGTGAAACAATTTGGCTACAAAGACGTGGAGGAGTACTATTCAAACGCAACTATACACGACAAATTGCATTTGATTGATGTGCCATTATTGTGCCTTAGTGCTGCGGACGATCCATTCCAACCTGTTCATG CGATTCCTCTGAAAGAAATAGCGGAAACGAAGAATGTAGCGGTCGTGGTGACTTCGCGTGGTGGTCACATAGGTTTTCTAGAAGGAGTATGGCCGGTAAAGGAGGAGCAATACATGGGAAAATTATTCTCACAATTTTTTGCCGCACTCTTCACCGCTGATGTAGATCGTCACATATTATGA
- the Hydr1 gene encoding abhydrolase domain containing Hydr1 isoform X4: protein MLVCSHGPFRSFLEQHVPLVRNKFWPTLWCFESRAQTIIASLLRSRILPLIHYRREILTLSDGGEVALDWAEEGCSVASPIVIILPGLTGASQAEYIKCLVSSAKKVGIRCVIFNNRGLGGVELKTPRTYNAANIDDLSEVIEHVKKLYPHVPLGATGISMGGLILGNYLAQRGTMARNKLKGCFLISVPWNVFAATKNTEENYFNLMMNKYLAGTLRKNIQRLHNSSETGMFDVDIDTILKSQTVREFDSHFTVKQFGYKDVEEYYSNATIHDKLHLIDVPLLCLSAADDPFQPVHAIPLKEIAETKNVAVVVTSRGGHIGFLEGVWPVKEEQYMGKLFSQFFAALFTADVDRHIL, encoded by the exons ATGCTAGTGTGTTCCCATGGACCATTCCGATCGTTCCTCGAGCAACATGTGCCACTTGTAAGAAATAAATTCTGGCCTACCCTATGGTGTTTCGAATCGAGGGCACAGACCATTATAGCCAGCCTTCTCAGATCGCGAATCTTACCACTTATTCATTATCGCAG GGAGATCCTGACCTTGTCGGATGGGGGTGAAGTGGCTCTGGATTGGGCGGAAGAGGGATGTTCCGTTGCTTCACCTATCGTGATTATTTTGCCAGGGCTGACTGGTGCAAGTCAAGCAGAATACATCAAGTGCCTTGTTTCGTCCGCGAAAAAAGTTGGGATACGATGCGTGATTTTTAACAACAGAGGACTAGGAGGAGTAGAGCTGAAG ACTCCACGGACGTACAATGCTGCGAACATCGACGATTTATCAGAGGTTATCGAGCATGTGAAAAAACTTTACCCGCATGTACCCCTTGGAGCGACGGGCATCTCGATGGGAGG ATTAATATTAGGTAATTATTTAGCGCAACGAGGAACAATGGCGAGGAACAAATTAAAAGGATGCTTCCTTATCTCCGTGCCGTGGAACGTGTTCGCAGCGACAAAAAACACTGAAgagaattatttcaatttgatGATGAACAAGTATTTGGCCGGCACGCTACGCAAGAATATTCAACGTTTGCATAACTCATCAGAAACTGGAATGTTCGACGTGGATATCGATACTATTCTGAAA AGTCAAACGGTACGAGAATTTGATTCGCATTTCACGGTGAAACAATTTGGCTACAAAGACGTGGAGGAGTACTATTCAAACGCAACTATACACGACAAATTGCATTTGATTGATGTGCCATTATTGTGCCTTAGTGCTGCGGACGATCCATTCCAACCTGTTCATG CGATTCCTCTGAAAGAAATAGCGGAAACGAAGAATGTAGCGGTCGTGGTGACTTCGCGTGGTGGTCACATAGGTTTTCTAGAAGGAGTATGGCCGGTAAAGGAGGAGCAATACATGGGAAAATTATTCTCACAATTTTTTGCCGCACTCTTCACCGCTGATGTAGATCGTCACATATTATGA
- the Taf2 gene encoding TATA-box binding protein associated factor 2 produces the protein MKKERTADNSRPYKLAHQILSLTGISFQRKSIIGFVELTIVPLRDTLRLIKLNAKQCRIYRVCLNDTYEAPFQYFDPFLDICQGDGKQRSLEFFSNMHLAAAQRVDPDNNAGELVVQIPPDAAHLVAEGRSLRISIEFSLEQPQGGVHFVVPNCEGTLAERGAHMYTYSYENSSRLWFPCVDSFAEPCTWKLEFTVDDSMTAISCGDLVEVVYTPDMRRKTFHYVLNTPACAPNIALAVGPFEIFVDPYMHEVTHFCLPQLLPSLKVSAKYMHEAFEFYEETLSNRYPYSCYKQVFVDELDEDINAYATMSILNTNLLHSTAIIDQVYITKKAMAQAVAEQFFGCFISMQNWSDTWLPKGISTYLTGLYAKKCFGNNEYREWVQSELQEVVRYEEQFGGIILDPSQPPAPLPIAANTPAPTPRAPDPGFYFPIRNLHTMSPKYIEVLRKKAHLVIRMLEHRIGQELLLQVFNKQLSLAANAAQQKIDSGLWSHMLISTNVFTKAIFTVTGKDMAVFIDQWVRTGGHAKFSLSFVFNRKRNTVELEIRQDTTNQRGIRKYVGPLLVNIQELDGTFKHTLQIEGTVAKADITCHSKSRRNKKKKIPLCTGEEVDMDLSAMDDSPVLWIRLDPDMTLMRAVQIEQPDYQWQYQLRHERDVTAQLEAIEALQNHATPATRLALTDTIENEHCYYKVRLRAAHCLTKVANAMVATWAGPPAMLAIFRKLFGSASCRRIIKQNNFSNFQHYFLQKTIPVAMAGLRNAHGICPPEVLAFLMDLFKYNDNSKNRYSDNYYRAALIEALGATVTPVISIQQGTAITAESLSVDTKAILEEVTRNLNLEKLLPCYKYTVSVACLKVIRILQKFGHLPSNPHLFRAYAAYGQFIDVRIAALEALVDFTRVDGKWEDLEFLLDMIEMDPHPGVRHRLVRLMVENPPFEKAHKHRLDRAELVDRIWNLINGMLSHDPKIRCDLVDLYYTLYGSKRPLCLPIPELAALTKPKKAGPPSPEQDVKPNLVHIKHEPTVIEIESTNAVNKRKPSPSKDIPGPSNSVDYGPEAKRQKVDERTNSTVSEGKVKSEYYSDNSASLPGIMGTAGPVGFEPGMFKKEGEEHKQKSDSVNKNKKKKKDKKKHKHKHKHKHDHKHGKDKEKKDKDKDKAKEKEKDKDKDKNKDSSNLKIKEETLSSASSSLSPDATTVTNEFIFP, from the exons atgAAGAAGGAAAGAACGGCCGATAATAGCCGACCATATAAATT gGCTCATCAAATATTGAGCCTCACAGGTATAAGCTTCCAAAGGAAGAGCATTATT GGATTTGTAGAATTGACAATAGTTCCACTTAGAGATACATTAAGACTGATAAAACTTAATGCGAAGCAATGTAGAATTTATAGAGTATGTTTAAATGACACCTATGAAGCaccatttcaatattttgaccCATTTTTGGATATCTGTCAAGGAGATGGAAAACA gaGGTCATTGGAATTCTTTTCAAACATGCACTTAGCAGCTGCACAGAGAGTTGATCCAGATAATAATGCAGGAGAATTAGTAGTACAGATCCCACCAGATGCAGCGCATCTAGTTGCTGAAGGAAGAAGTTTAAGAATTAGCATTGAATTCTCTTTAGAACAACCTCAAGGTGGAGTGCATTTTGTTGTACCAAATTGTGAAGGAACATTAGCTGAG AGAGgagcacatatgtatacatatagctATGAAAATTCGTCAAGACTATGGTTTCCATGTGTTGATAGTTTTGCAGAACCATGTACTTGGAAACTAGAATTCACTGTTGATGATTCAATGACTGCTATATCTTGTGGTGACCTAGTAGAAGTTGTATATACACCAGACATGAGGAGAAAAACCTTTCATTATGTTCTTAATACACCAGCATGTGCACCAAATATTGCGCTTGCAGTTGG accatttgaaatatttgtggaCCCTTATATGCATGAGGTAACACATTTTTGTTTACCACAATTGTTACCATCATTGAAAGTTTCTGCAAAATATATGCATGAAGCATTTGAATTTTATGAAGAAACTTTGTCAAATAGATACCCTTATTCTTGTTATAAACAAGTGTTTGTAGATGAATTGGACGAAGATATAAACGCATATGCCACTATGAGTATTTTAAA tacaaatttattacattCTACTGCAATTATTGATCAagtttatattacaaaaaagGCTATGGCACAGGCTGTGGCAGAACAATTTTTTGGATGTTTTATATCCATGCAAAATTGGTCTGACACGTGGTTACCTAAAGGTATTTCAACGTATCTAACCGGTTTATATGCAAAAAAATGTTTTGGCAATAATGAATACCGAGAATGGGTACAATCG gaATTACAAGAAGTTGTAAGATACGAAGAACAGTTTGGAGGTATAATCTTAGATCCTTCACAACCTCCAGCACCATTACCTATTGCAGCTAATACACCAGCACCAACCCCTAGAGCTCCAGATCCTGGTTTTTATTTTCCAATAAGGAATTTACATACAATGTCTCCAAAGTACATTGAAGTACTTCGTAAAAAGGCGCATTTAGTGATTAGAATGTTAGAACATCGAATTGGACAAGAATTACTCCTACAG GTTTTCAATAAACAACTTTCATTAGCAGCTAATGCAGCTCAACAAAAAATTGATTCTGGACTCTGGTCTCACATGTTAATTAGTACAAATGTATTTACAAAAGCAATCTTTACCGTAACAGGTAAAGATATGGCAGTTTTTATAGACCAGTGGGTCAGAACTGGTGGTCATGCAAAATTTAGTTTAAGTTTTGTATTTAATAGAAAAAG AAATACCGTGGAATTAGAAATTCGACAGGATACTACAAACCAAAGAGGAATTAGAAAATATGTTGGTCCTCTTCTAGTTAATATCCAAGAATTAGATGGTACTTTCAAACATACTTTACAAATTGAAGGTACCGTTGCAAAAGCAGATATAACGTGTCACAGTAAAAGCCGTagaaataagaagaaaaagatTCCATTATGTACTGGAGAAGAAGTGGACATGGACCTTTCTGCTATGGA TGATTCTCCTGTATTGTGGATAAGATTGGATCCCGATATGACACTAATGCGCGCTGTTCAAATTGAACAACCCGATTACCAATGGCAATATCAATTAAGACACGAAAGGGACGTCACCGCGCAATTAGAAGCTATCGAAGCTTTGCAGAATCACGCAACACCTGCTACACGATTAGCATTAACCGATACCATAGAAAATGAACATTGCTATTATAAAGTCAGATTGCGAGCTGCACATTGTTTAACCAag GTTGCTAACGCAATGGTTGCAACATGGGCTGGCCCACCTGCGATGTTAGccatatttagaaaattgtttGGATCGGCTTCGTGTAGACGAATAATCAAAcagaacaatttttcaaatttccaacattacTTTTTACAAaag ACTATACCTGTAGCAATGGCAGGTTTGCGCAATGCACATGGTATATGTCCACCAGAAGTGTTAGCCTTTCTAATGGATTTATTCAAATACaatgataatagtaaaaatagATATTCGGATAACTATTACAGAGCGGCATTGATCGAAGCTCTTGGAGCTACTGTCACACCTGTAATTAGCATACAACAAGG GACTGCCATTACCGCTGAATCTTTATCGGTTGACACGAAAGCTATATTGGAAGAAGTTACTAGAAATTTGAACTTAGAAAAATTGTTGCCGTGTTATAAATATACAGTCAGTGTTGCTTGCTTGAAAGTCAtaagaattttacaaaaattcggCCATCTTCCCAGTAATCCTCATCTCTTCAGAGCCTATGCTGCCTATGGACAGTTTATCG ATGTCAGAATTGCGGCACTGGAAGCATTAGTCGATTTTACAAGAGTGGATGGTAAATGGGAAGATTTAGAATTTCTGCTCGATATGATAGAGATGGATCCTCACCCCGGAGTTCGACATCGGTTAGTGAGGCTTATGGTCGAAAATCCACCCTTCGAGAAAGCACATAAGCATCGTTTGGATCGTGCTGAATTAGTTGATCGTATATGGAACCTTATTAa TGGCATGCTTTCTCATGATCCTAAAATACGATGTGATTTAGTTGATCTGTATTATACTTTATACGGTTCGAAACGTCCACTTTGCCTCCCCATTCCTGAACTAGCTGCCCTTACAAAACCAAAAAAGGCGGGTCCACCGAGCCCAGAACAGGAT GTGAAACCAAATTTAGTACATATAAAACACGAACCGACAGTGATTGAAATTGAAAGTACAAATGCTGTAAATAAAAGGAAACCTTCTCCCAGTAAAGATATTCCTGGCCCTTCAAATTCGGTTGATTATGGCCCAGAAGCAAAACGGCAGAAAGTG GACGAGCGAACGAATTCAACAGTCAGCGAAGGAAAAGTAAAATCAGAATATTATAGCGATAACTCCGCATCATTACCCGGTATCATGGGAACCGCTGGACCAGTAGGCTTTGAACCGGGAATGTTTaaaaaagaaggagaagaaCATAAACAAAAGAGTGATTCTGTCAACAAG aacaagaaaaagaaaaaggacaAAAAGAAACATAAACACAAACATAAGCATAAACACGACCATAAGCATGGCAAGGATAAAGAGAAGAAAGATAAAGATAAGGATAAAgctaaagaaaaagaaaaagataaagATAAGGACAAAAATAAAGATTCTtccaatctaaaaattaaagaagaaacTTTGAGTTCTGCAAGTTCCAGTCTTAGTCCAGATGCAACTACTGTAACTAATGAATTTATCTTTCCATAG
- the LOC100882225 gene encoding transcription factor E2F5, producing MADNQQSRFEKSLGLLTTRFVTLLQKAKDGVLDLKVAADILEVRQKRRIYDITNVLEGIGLIEKKSKNSIQWKGAGPGCNTQEVGEKLTDLKDEIRKLEDHEQLLDMHTQWIQQSIKNIENDLINRKYAYITYEDVKENFPDDFVLGIQAPPDTELSVPHVMQPSEDEDKEINYEMFLKSSSGEIKVYMIQPELAKTYDNKILEMRLQEETKGIKRVKEEEEKKEESNIKPKRRVGRPPKGASKPDPVLSDEDEEDDAELIEAKIVLRDVSTSDIAQKDFELLDQFYSDIYGPLVRLSPPPSDKDYHFNLSENEGICDLFDIAAK from the exons ATGGCAGATAATCAACAAAGTAGATTTGAAAAATCACTAGGCCTATTAACGACACGTTTTGTCACGTTATTGCAAAAAGCGAAGGACGGTGTTCTCGATTTAAAAGTA gcTGCTGATATTTTAGAAGTACGACAAAAAAGACGTATTTATGACATTACCAATGTTCTTGAAGGTATTGGGCTCATagaaaagaaaagtaaaaatagTATCCAATGGAA AGGAGCTGGTCCAGGTTGCAACACTCAAGAAGTTGGCGAAAAATTAACTGACTTAAAAGATGAAATCAGAAAGTTAGAGGATCATGAACAATTATTAGATATGCATACTCAATGGATTCAACAGagtataaaaaatatagaaaatgatttaattaatagaaaatatgcatatattacatatgaagATGTCAAGGAAAATTTTCCTGATGACTTTGTATTAGGAATTCAAGCTCCTCCTGACACAGAATTAAGTGTACCACACGTAATGCAG CCCTCTGAAGATGAAgacaaagaaataaattatgaaatgtttTTGAAGAGTAGTTCAGGGGAAATTAAAGTGTACATGATCCAACCAGAATTAGCTAAAACGtacgataataaaatattagagaTGAGGTTACAAGAAGAAACAAAGGGTATAAAAAGagtgaaagaagaagaagagaagaaggaagaaAGTAATATTAAACCAAAGAGGAGAGTTGGAAG GCCTCCAAAGGGAGCTAGTAAACCTGACCCTGTTTTATCTGATGAGGATGAGGAAGACGATGCTGAGTTAATAGAAGCAAAAATAGTACTTCGTGACGTCAGCACATCAG ataTTGCTCAAAAAGACTTTGAATTACTTGACCAATTTTATTCAGATA TTTATGGTCCATTAGTAAGATTAAGTCCACCACCCAGTGATAAAGATTATCACTTTAACCTTAGTGAAAATGAAGGAATATGTGATTTGTTCGATATTGCAGCAAAATGA